The sequence aatgccatacggtttttggaaggcaggttttgctggactggtttttttgacaccatgtcccatttgaagcccccctgatgcacccctagagtagaaactccaaaaaagtgaccccattttagaaagtacggaataaggtggcagctttgttggtactagtttagggtacatatgatttttggttgctctatattacactttttgtgcggcaagggaacaagaaatagcttttttggcacttttttttttttttgttatttacaacattcatctgacaggttagatcatgtggtaattttatagagcaggttgtcacggacgcggcgatacctaatatgtataccttttttgttatttatgtaagttttatacaataacttcatttttaaaaccaaaaaaagttttagtgtctccatagtctaagagccatagttttttcagtttttgggcgattatcttgagtagggtctcattttttgcgggatgagatgacggtttaattggcactattttggggtgcatatgactttttgatcgcttgttattacactttttgtgacgtaagatgacaaaaaatggctttttttacaccgtttttattttttattttttacggtggtcacctgaggggttagatcatgtgatattcttatagagccggtctatacggacgcggcgatacctaatatgtatactttatttttatttatgtaagttttacacaatgatttcatttttgaaacaaaaaaaatcatgttttagtgtttctttagtctgagagccatagttttttcagtttttgggcgattatcttgggtaaggtatgatttttgcgggatgagatgacggtttgattggtactattttggcgtacatgtgacttttttgatcacttttattaccttttttgggaagtaaggtgggcaaaatttcaattttctcatagtttttttttatttttttttatggtgttcaccgtgcggggaaagtaacatgaccgttttatagatcaggtcgttacggacgcggcgatacctaatatgtgtagtgtattttatttttttaatttttattcagtgatgaatgtttttttttttatcttaacttttttcacttttttttactttttttttgacccagacccacttggttctggaagatccagtgggtctgatgtctgtataatacagtacagaacaatatatattgttctgtactgtattttacttacactgaacagatctatgctttcagcatagatctgttcagcaccatggacagcaggacgcctgagcaggcgtcctgttgccatgggaaccctccccgtctgctcagaacttcgcagacggggaagggtaagcacagggctgaggggggctctctgggggctctctccctctccatcggggggctgcaaaggcacagcagccccccgatggagagggagggagctccctgaccgacgacagttaactttttccatacagcggtccgtacggaccgcggtatggaaagggttaaacggctgacatctgcacagatgtcagccgtttataccagggtgccagcaatgtgctggcaccctggtatccccactagaagccaacgatcattcatggggaggcgggcgggggatcgcgatcccgcctgccgcaccgcccgcctcccgcaccgcccccaccgcatgcgacaccccccccgcaccacccgccggcataaaatcgtgcaggggtgcagggggggtgaaaaatatagattatgtgcactcaaaagtttctgatccccgcggtcagggaccgcgggcatcagaaactgcaaaaagcgcagcaaaccgcaggtctgaattgacctgcggtttgctgcgatcgccgacacgggggggtcacatgaccccccctggcgttgtcacaggatgccggctgaaggatttcagccgaaatcccgttccgtttaacccctcgggcgccggaatactgatttcaagttaggacgtaccggtacgccctgagtccttaaggactcgggaaatagggcgtaccgatacgccctgcgtccttaaggggttaataaattttttcttctACATTTGGGACCTTCACACTGTATAAATGTCCTCTGGGGGTAATGTGACCGTGGAGGTAGGAGACCTCAACAAACTGCAACTTAATGGATCACAATTATATGTTATGTGCAGTATGACCGATATTCTGGCCTTACAAGAGAAGAaaagccgagatctcgcgatgtccgagatctcgcgatgtcCGAGATCTCGTGACGTCAGAGATCTCGTGACATCTGAGATTtgggctttccttctccctgagcccaaatcccgcgagatctcggACGTTGTGAGATCTCGGCTTTCCTTCTCTGTGAAGACAAAGACCAAATCTCGCGTGATCTCGGACGTCGCCGCGAGATTTGGCCTTtgctgatgcagcctcttcctgtgaagCTGTGGGCTCCCGGTGAGTAGCTGGCGGTGACTGGTGAGAGGGGCCGGGGGCCAGAATACCCACGATTTAATCAAACCTCTGGGGGGCCGTTTTACTCCGGACCGCGGGCCGCAATTGGCCCGCGGGCCGGACTTTGGACATGCCTGCTCTAATTAATATAGCGCCTTTTATTTAGCAGCCCATAACTACTATTGTATGAGTCTTCCCTAACACGCGCTTACTCTTCGCGTTTTGCCTGCCTGGCTCATTAGGAGCTTTCTGTGTCGGGTACAGAGAAACAAACATATAGCAGGCCGACCACCTCGTGTGGTGAGGTGGCGGCATCAACGCTGGCATACTTCTGTTCTGACCTATACTGATTTTGAATATTGACTTTGCTATGGTTCTTAATGTTTTTAATTGTAATGATCAGCACAAATTAATTATCTCTAATGATCTTAAAGGACACAAGTTTGTAAAAATACTTTGTGTCATTCTGAACCATTTGCCTTTGTTTAAGCTAGTGTATACTAAGACCAATTTTGTGAGATGACAAGTTTTTGTATTTGCGTATTTGTGTCAAGCATTGTGAGCAAAGCAAACATTTTTTTACCCCCCAAACCTAGCTATCGTGAGCCACTTATTATATCTCAAGATATCTCATACAAAGAGTAAAGATAGGAAAGTATTGACACATCTGTAGACAGATACGGGCTtttcctaaataatggtaaaatgTATTATAAtgatttgtggtcggggctatgtgtgaaagaacctaccccctaatgtatgccccaacagaactagcggcttgagttgtgccataaccgcttccgtcgagagtacacctgaaagagggcataccctgtaggagagtgaaaggaaaagggcgggctgggaggggaacactgctgcAGTCCGTCCTctctggagaaaggtgcgtgccagatatagggcagggcgcccctcccacaaatacaggccaattaatcggccttaatacttgtggtcggggctatgtgtgaaagaacctaccccctaatgtacgccccaacagaactagcggcttgagttgtgccataaccgcttccgtcgagagtacacctgaaagaggccaaaaacccagcatgaaaatacaaagcgtgttcattgacgtattacaacgccaaattctgaaaggcacaaaaaatctcgctaacggggttcggaacataacggctgtaacaagacgagcgccaccggcccaacttacggataatgtgtgctggcacctgattcctgaagCGGCCGAGGCTGCCCCAATCCTGAACGAATGCCCTGACACCGTGAGGGGGTCAAAACCTAGATTGACCGCCAGTATATGCGCATGCGCTATGAACTGGGAGGTGGACAACGCTGCTGTCCCGAAGGGAAACAGTGGGGTGTTAGTGCCGCGACCGGCCAGTGCCCCTGACAATCCCTGCAGGACGTGGACCGGACCCCATTTGTGAGACGTGGGGGAAGAATTTGACCTGGGTAgggggacctgactgggaggtcttggtcatttagaccacagtacggcctgtccaatggttaccccaaacatgcgctgctgccaccacgggatacaggtccctagcctccgttgactggaaattcccgtggcctcgcaaaactcctccggccacgccccattcagccaatgggggccaaaaatagcagcaaaaccagtgctgaccccgctgttggagaatatgacgggggagttgtgggagaccgccgggacaaacatggacacgccattcccatgctcaaatccgcttgcgcttgactgtccaggaacactggactatcctgacagggaataactgagacatggctggatgatagctatgacagtgggaataactgagacatggctggatgatagctatgacagtgagaataactgagacacggctggacgaTAGCTatgatagtgggaataactgaaacatggctggatgatagctatgacagtgggaataactgagacatggctggatgatagctatgacagtgggaataactgagacatggctggatgatagctatgacagtgagaataactgagacacggctggatgatagctatgacagtgggaataactgaaacatggctggatgatagctatgacagtgggaataactgagacatggctggatgatcgctatgacagtgggaataactgagacatggctggatgatagctatgacagtgggaataactgagacatggctggatgatcgctatgacagtgggaataactgagacatggctggatgatagctatgacagtgggaataactgagacatggctggatgatagctatgacactgggaataactgagacatggctggatgaaagctatgacagtgggaataactgagacacggctggatgacagctatgacagtgggaataactgagacacggctggatgatagctatgacagtgggaataactgagacacggctggatgatagctatgacagggggaataactgagacatggctggatgatagctatgacagtgggaataactgagacatggctggatgatagctatgacagtgggaataactgagacacggctggatgatagctatgacagtgggaataactgagacacggctggatgatagctatgacagtgggaataactgagacacggctggatgataactatgacagtgggaataactgagacacggctggatgatagctatgacagtgggaataactgagacatggctggatgatcgctatgacagtgggaataactgagacatgactggatgatagctatgacagtgggaataactgagacacggctggatgatcgctatgacagtgggaataactgagacatggctggatgatagctatgacagtgggaataactgagacatggctggatgatagctatgacactgggaataactgagacatggctggatgaaagctatgacagtgggaataactgagacacggctggatgacagctatgacagtgggaataactgagacacggctggatgatagctatgatagctatgacagtgggaataactgagacacggctggatgatagctatgacagggggaataactgagacatggctggatgatagctatgacagtgggaataactgagacatggctggatgatagctatgacagtgggaataactgagacacggctggatgatagctatgacagtgggaataactgagacacggctggatgatagctatgacagtgggaataactgagacacggctggatgataactatgacagtgggaataactgagacacggctggatgatagctatgacagtgggaataactgagacatggctggatgatagctatgacagtgggaataactgagacatggctggatgatagctatgacagtgggaataactgagacacggctggatgatagctatgacagtgggaataactgagacacggctggatgatagctatgacagtgggaataactgagacatggctggatgatagctatggcagtaggaataactgagacatggctggatgatagctatgacagtgggaataactgagacacggctggatgatagctatgacagtgggaataactgagacatggctggatgatcgctatgacagtgggaataactgagacatggctggatgatggctatgacagtgggaataactgagacatggctggatgatggctatgacagtgggaataactgagacatggctggatgatagctatgacagtgggaataactgagacatggctggatgatggctatgacagtgggaataactgagacacggctggatgatggctatgacagtgggaataactgagacatggctggatgatagctatgacagtgggaataactgagacatggctggatgatagctatgacagtgggagtggtaacaatctggctacgaaaacctaccctgaggaatgacgcgcatcgcaaaatttacatgcctaacaacgactgcagttccaccttggtggtgaccctaccagtgacgaaactgtgaatgactgcgcggaccctaaccaacttccggcaacctagctgacatgctctctgtgACTGTAAAGCAAGCAAAAAGACGGACCGTCACTACCACTGTTTAGCAACAATTTGACTACCACCCGTGCCTtgacaccaccaccgccactgcaGAAACCATCATGCAAAGGTAACCGACCCTGGTGACCACCTGACAGGTACGGAGAAAGAGGAGACGTGTGACAGTGGAAAATAAATTGGAGAcaaagaaggaggaccttaccggaaacaggacacgatgctgatatgagaagaacacaaggaaccaaccgtggaaatagacctgtccgcatgaattaagcagaataagtattttatttttttttttaacaacgcttGCGCCTGCGTTCAAGTGACCCGAAGCTGGGTGACGAGACACGATTGTCAGATTGCCGGGGTTCTCACGGAGTTGGCTGAACGGCTGACGTGCATatgccaaaaataaaaacacagctatctatgtagcaagcaaattgcgacaagtgtatgaagacaggcaaatgagaaacctgcccatctgaaacagaacaatggaataaaatgccatacaatgtgaagggtctggcatgcccctgctggcctacgtctaggggcgcctgttactgggggtactacccccaacaactcatcaccatcacgctgtatggcattaaccccctacctaactgacagcacggcggcccgtgctagACTTTGCCCCCCATATAACAGTCATGGTGATTATACAAAATTCGTCGacagaaaagttaaaaacagctaggctgtgattaatcaggcagattgaaactccgccctcaaagactagccttctcattgacattcccccccctccccccgtccttactcccttacaagcctcccccaatgcagaaagatagagcctaatgcgagtagccccagcaaatatacgaacggagtcccgctgactcctgctacctgcgtgcaagtcacgtgggagccgggcgtgctgccagactgccgttccggtgtggggatgtctctctcataccttagagggaccgaccccaccgaccggactaaGGAGCCGACACTGCGCTGAGGCAGCCGcacgaggaggaacaggacgccggactgcaggaggaagcgctgaccggaagtgacgctctgtcgcctaggagatgctgacgccgccggctgtaacaggaacactgctgccgtccgtcccctctggagaaaggtgcgtcctagatatagggcagggcgcccctcccacaaatacaggccaattaatcggccttaatacttATACACTTAGATACTTTCCTCTTACCTGTTGTGTGCCAGCATCTGACAACCTGGCTAGTTGATCATTTTCTACTGTTGAATCATCAGTGTCTATGAGATTCTCTGTGGGGACATTCTGCACTGGTTTCAGATAAGCAATTTCATTTTGCTTTGAGTCCAGAGTCACACACACATCGTATGAGAATGGGAAAGGTAGACTTGTATCACTGATCTCAGAAGGATATCCCAGGGTGAACTGAGGATACACATTTCCACTAAGATTTCCAAAAGTTAATGGTACATTTGATTTTCTGCATTTAGAAATTACTATGATCATCACTATAATGATGaatataaaagaaataaaagcaATGGAAACGACTAGGTAGAAAGTTATGTTAGATGAAGAATCTGAATTACTGGGTTGATGTATTATCTCTGGTACAGCTTGCTGAAAGTTTTCTGCAACTATGAAGTTCAGAGTAACTGTAGATGATAAGGATGGAACTCCATGGTCTTTTGCAAAAACCACCATTTTTTGCCTTAAAGATTCCCTATCTAGAAGATCTCTCGTTATTCTGATTTCACCTGTATATTGGCCAATGGtgaataaagatgaatcaggaacTTGTAGTAAGTGATAGGAAAGCCAGGCATTGTGTCCAGAGTCAGCGTCCACTGCAATCACTTTGGTGACCAGATAACCTTTCTCAGCAGAGTGAGGAATAAACTCAAATAATGCTGATCCCTCCGTGTCTGGTGATGGGTAGAGAATCTTAGGAGCATTATCATTCTTATCAATGATACATATCCTCACTGTGACATTACTGCTTAGAGGAGGAGATCCACTGTCTTTAGCCATCACCTGGAACTGAAATTCCCGCAACTGTTCATAGTCAAAAGATCTCTGAGCATAAATTACTCCAGACACTGAGTTTATGGAAACATATGATGAGACTGGAATACCATCTATGTTGGTACTAATAACAAAGTAAGTTATTTTGGCATTTTCATTTATATCGCGATCTGATGCATGAATACTATGTATTGAAGTCCCTTGTGGATTATTTTCATGTACATAGACTATATACATTTTCTTCTCAAAGGCAGGTGGGTTATCATTTACATCAGAAATATTCAGCTGAATAGTTTTATTGGTGGATAGCTGAGGTGATCCATTATCCATAGCCATAATGGTTAAGTTATAGAAAGATATTCTCTCTCGATCAACATTTCCAATAGATACCAGTTTATAATAATTAGCAGAGGATAATATTAATTGAAATGGTATGTTTTCAGAAATTTCACATACCACCTCTTCATTCTGCCCACTGTCTAAATCATGCACATGTATTAATGCAATGATTGTAGATGGTGGAGAATCCTCTGGAATTGTTGCTGAGAAAGATGTTATGGTGATTTCAGGAGCATTGTCATTTTTATCAGTAATGTCAATGATGATTTTGCAATGATCTGCAAGGCCTCCGTTATCTTTAGCTTCTACGGTTAACTCATATCTGTCTGTAACCTCAAAATCAATGTCTCCTATTATACTAATAGTTCCATTCACTGGATCTAAATGAAATTTTGAATACACAGTGTCAGAAACATCTTGAAAGGAATATGTGATTTGGGCATTTAAATCTTCATCTTCATCCATTGCATTCAGCTGGAGAACTATAAAACCAAGAGGAGCATTTTCACTTAAACTTATTTTATAAGTGTCCTTACTAAATTTGGGAAAATTATCATTGACATCTAGAACAATGATTTTTATGACTGTGGTGCCAGTTTTGGGAGGTTTTCCCCCATCAAGAGCTGTTACAATGAGTTCATAAACATCTTGTCGTTCCCTGTCCAGTGGCTTTTCAAGAATAAGTTCAGGAGATTTAATTCCTTCATTGTTGACTTTTATTCCCAAGGAGAAGCATTCACTTTCATCAATTTTATAATCTTGTACAGAGTTAGTTCCTAGATCAGGATCTTGTGCATTAATTAAGTTTAGACGGACCCTAGGTAAAGCAGATTCGCTGATCACTATGTCAAAATAGTTTTTGGAAAAGCTTGGTTCATTGTCATTTACATCCTGTATTTCCACTTTAATTGTATATAAATGCAATGGATTTTCAATGACAGCCTCAAAGCCCAATAAACAAATTTGCTTAATTCCGCATATTTCTTCTCTGTCTATTCTTTCTACAACATACAAATCTCCATTTTCTAAATTCACATTGAAATATTGCATTTTACCCCTTGAAACAATATGAAATTTCCTCAATGATAGTTCTCTTATATTCAGTCCTAGATCCTTTGCTATATTTCCTATTGCAGTACCTTGCTTTATTTCTTCATCTATTGAGTAATAAAGCTGAGCAGAAACATGATGACATGTGAAAGAAATAAGCAGAAATACTACCTTCCATTCCATGCCTCTCATTTTGTAAATACAAATCTTTATAACCATGGGAGGTTAATGTATCCAAATTATCCAAAAGATAGAAAAAAATCAATTCAGATATTTTGTATCAAAGAATAATCCAAGTTGCAGGAGATAAGAAAAAATCTGTCTGGTGTCTTGTTTTGCAGATATCATGTGATGACTTTAAAGAGGTAATCCTGATCTTTACAGTTAAACCTTCAATACTTAGTCATACAGTGGCACTCAGAGTCTGCTTAGGGTATTGCAGCATCAGTGAAGAATATTATACTTACattttatataccgtatataattatatctatctatatattaaaaaaaaaatgaaaaaacagtgGCAGCACCATCCTTGATGCAAGCTAGTGGGTGCAACTGGCCCAATGAGGATCAAAGCCAATCCAGaaatacaaaaatagaaaaaatgggcagcactccagaaagtaaaaaagTACAAAAGTCTTTATTTCCACCAGTGGGACAtgcgcgacgtttcggctctagacaggagcctttctcaagcgctTGAGAAATGCTCTtgtctagagccgaaacgtcgcacatgtcccactggggtaaataaagacttttgtacttttttacttctggagtgctgcccattttttctatttttttaatctatatattatatatatacatatatatgtatatatatatatatatatatatatatatatatatatatatatatgttatatcaTTTGTTTCAATAGCAAAAAAGAAGCATTTGTTAAtctattaatttattttcatAAAGATTTATATCTATTCAAATGAAGTATTTTATCAGATAAAGGGAACATTCTATTAGAGATGTACAGTATAAAGATTGCAGTATAAAGAATCTTAAACATATTATGTTAAAAGTAAGCCAGTATTTGCTTAGATATtcatataaaaatattatatgttTACGAGTAATAGTTTGTcaaatctgataaaaaaaaataatttaaataagATATTTAAAACCATGATTTCTACAATTTCACCAACAATCACAGTGATCCTTCAGtatcgcaggcaactgcatgcctcCATGAAGTCCTAGCCCTATAGCAATTATTGTAAATCCGCTGTCCCATCTGATGTGTCAAAATAGTAGAAGAATATCCCTAAATGATCTGTTTAATTTATATTCAATCATGTACAGTAGGTAACTATACAATAAAGCTTTATTCGCCTTTATTCACTTAATAGATATGATTATATTTTGTAgtttatataaataatatattttttcaaagatGGTGAAGAAATAAAAGCATTATTCACCTACATAGTTGATCTACCACTTTATTCACTGAATTCAGTGAATTATGCTGTACTTTGACATGTGCACTACAGTGACCTGTTATCACATAGGTTATTTTCATTGATAAACCCTTTAAGGGCAATTTCTAAAAATATACTGAATATGATGTCATATCAATAGCTCCACTCATTTAGTTTCTTAAAGCCATCCAACTATGTAAAAGACAGCAATGTAAAAATGTagcttcctcccacactccaaaaacatactaattggaaacttagattgtgagctccattggagaAAACAAGCAATGTCAGTGTCTATAAAGCCCTGCaaaatatgtcagcactatataagtgaataaaataaataaatgctaatCTAACAGCAAGTGGCGTTGAAGACAATAATTATTCTAACAATGGAGAAATATTGATGGACCTATGTCTTTTTTCTCCAACTATGTAACTGTGGCTGGATTCCCTTTCagtctacagaaaaaaaaataataattctactaATAAAACCACCTGTTATTATTTATATGTTTTAGATCTCTGACAGATTTGCCGATGCCACCAAATTGCAAGAGATACTATTCATATATTGGGGTTTGCCATGTTTTTGCCTGGAGTGCTGCAAACTACACTGTTCTTGTTATCAAAAaagtgaagaagaaaaaaaacgcaaTGCAAGTGTGAATCTACCTTGTCCACACAGCAGTCTTTTTTAGAAAGTTGTATAATGAGCAGTTGTTCATTTTAAGTTGGTGTAAATAGGTTATTTTGAAAGTTCTGTTTTTGAGGAAATTGCTGATAAGGCAAGTAGGGCTGGTCTGTTATTTGCTGTGACTTCACATTGAAGAGGTTGtcctttagttaaaaaaaaatacatatttaagATGTATTCATGTATTCTGAGTTAATAGAGGGAGTCCTCAATAGAGGTCTTCTTAATGGACGGAGCAATGGATGAGAACACATAGAAAGAGCATATCTATTTCTCTGAAAAACCTGACTAGTATGCATATTAATTGGGCAACCCATTGGTGGAGCTTCAGGAGAATTAAACCTTTGTTATTCCCTTGCAGACGATAAATGATCACCTTCGAACACCCCGAGAAATATGCACTATATGAATGATAAAAAGCTATTTCATAGGGGCCCCGTTCTTCTGGTCATAAAAACATAAGCTACTATAACCTAGAGAAGtactacag is a genomic window of Bufo bufo chromosome 1, aBufBuf1.1, whole genome shotgun sequence containing:
- the LOC120986760 gene encoding protocadherin gamma-B1-like, encoding MEWKVVFLLISFTCHHVSAQLYYSIDEEIKQGTAIGNIAKDLGLNIRELSLRKFHIVSRGKMQYFNVNLENGDLYVVERIDREEICGIKQICLLGFEAVIENPLHLYTIKVEIQDVNDNEPSFSKNYFDIVISESALPRVRLNLINAQDPDLGTNSVQDYKIDESECFSLGIKVNNEGIKSPELILEKPLDRERQDVYELIVTALDGGKPPKTGTTVIKIIVLDVNDNFPKFSKDTYKISLSENAPLGFIVLQLNAMDEDEDLNAQITYSFQDVSDTVYSKFHLDPVNGTISIIGDIDFEVTDRYELTVEAKDNGGLADHCKIIIDITDKNDNAPEITITSFSATIPEDSPPSTIIALIHVHDLDSGQNEEVVCEISENIPFQLILSSANYYKLVSIGNVDRERISFYNLTIMAMDNGSPQLSTNKTIQLNISDVNDNPPAFEKKMYIVYVHENNPQGTSIHSIHASDRDINENAKITYFVISTNIDGIPVSSYVSINSVSGVIYAQRSFDYEQLREFQFQVMAKDSGSPPLSSNVTVRICIIDKNDNAPKILYPSPDTEGSALFEFIPHSAEKGYLVTKVIAVDADSGHNAWLSYHLLQVPDSSLFTIGQYTGEIRITRDLLDRESLRQKMVVFAKDHGVPSLSSTVTLNFIVAENFQQAVPEIIHQPSNSDSSSNITFYLVVSIAFISFIFIIIVMIIVISKCRKSNVPLTFGNLSGNVYPQFTLGYPSEISDTSLPFPFSYDVCVTLDSKQNEIAYLKPVQNVPTENLIDTDDSTVENDQLARLSDAGTQQVRGKYLSV